In one Streptomyces sp. T12 genomic region, the following are encoded:
- a CDS encoding alpha/beta fold hydrolase, translated as MSESSAEAIAAVASATGAAANWRRATGIAGAAIGVIAAGAAAGVAIERMTVGRGMRQKARLALDSTGPYGSLRGMPGKAYADDGTELYYEVDDIDPEAAPALTPRRRRLFGRKAPAPVTVVFSHGYCLSQDSWHFQRAALRGVVRTVHWDQRSHGRSGRGVAQVEDGVPVDIEQLGRDLKAVIDAAVPEGPIVLVGHSMGGMTVMALADQYPELIRDRVVATAFVGTSSGRLGEVNFGLPVAGVNAVRRVLPGVLKALGQRAELVEKGRRATADLFAGIIKRYSFSSRDVDPAVARFAERMIEGTPIDVVAEFYPAFADHDKTEALGLFTEMPVLVLAGVGDLVTPSEHSEAIADRLPDAELVLVPDAGHLVMLEHPEVVTDRLADLLTRSGAVPAGATVSGYGSTSSTAQRG; from the coding sequence GTGAGCGAGAGCAGCGCGGAGGCCATCGCGGCCGTCGCCTCCGCCACGGGGGCGGCCGCGAACTGGCGCAGGGCGACCGGTATCGCCGGTGCGGCGATAGGCGTGATCGCGGCGGGGGCGGCCGCCGGCGTCGCCATAGAGCGGATGACCGTGGGCCGGGGCATGCGGCAGAAGGCCCGCCTCGCCCTCGACTCAACCGGCCCGTACGGCTCGCTGCGCGGCATGCCCGGCAAGGCGTACGCCGACGACGGCACCGAGCTGTACTACGAGGTCGACGACATCGACCCCGAGGCCGCCCCCGCCCTCACCCCGCGCCGGCGACGGCTCTTCGGGCGCAAGGCGCCGGCTCCCGTCACTGTCGTCTTCAGCCACGGCTACTGCCTCAGCCAGGACTCCTGGCACTTCCAGCGCGCCGCGCTGAGGGGCGTCGTCCGCACCGTGCACTGGGACCAGCGCAGCCACGGCCGGTCCGGCCGGGGTGTGGCCCAGGTCGAGGACGGGGTACCGGTCGACATCGAGCAGCTCGGGCGCGACCTGAAGGCCGTCATCGACGCCGCCGTGCCCGAGGGGCCGATCGTGCTGGTCGGGCACTCCATGGGCGGCATGACGGTGATGGCGCTGGCCGACCAGTACCCGGAGCTGATCCGCGACCGGGTCGTCGCCACCGCCTTCGTCGGTACGTCGTCCGGACGGCTCGGCGAGGTCAACTTCGGGCTGCCCGTCGCCGGTGTGAATGCGGTACGGCGCGTGTTGCCGGGCGTGCTCAAGGCGCTGGGGCAGCGGGCCGAGCTGGTGGAGAAGGGGCGTCGGGCCACCGCCGACCTGTTCGCGGGGATCATCAAGCGGTACTCGTTCTCGTCACGGGACGTCGACCCGGCCGTCGCCCGGTTCGCCGAGCGGATGATCGAGGGAACGCCGATCGACGTGGTCGCGGAGTTCTACCCGGCCTTCGCCGACCACGACAAGACCGAGGCGCTCGGGCTCTTCACGGAGATGCCCGTGCTCGTCCTGGCCGGTGTGGGCGACCTCGTCACGCCCAGTGAGCACAGCGAGGCGATCGCCGATCGGCTGCCGGACGCCGAGCTGGTCCTGGTGCCGGACGCCGGGCACCTGGTGATGCTGGAGCATCCGGAAGTGGTCACCGACCGCCTGGCCGACCTGCTCACCCGCTCGGGTGCCGTGCCGGCAGGGGCTACCGTAAGTGGCTATGGAAGCACCAGCAGCACCGCACAACGCGGGTGA
- the tsaE gene encoding tRNA (adenosine(37)-N6)-threonylcarbamoyltransferase complex ATPase subunit type 1 TsaE → MEAPAAPHNAGDLELTVTSPDQMRELGRRLAKLLRAGDLLMLSGELGAGKTTLTRGLGEGMGVRGAVTSPTFVIARVHPSLGDGPPLVHVDAYRLSGGLDEMEDLDLDVSLPESVIVVEWGEGKVEELTEERLQVVIHRAVGTASSRGATPGPPETDEVRQVIVTGLGERWAAVDLSVLST, encoded by the coding sequence ATGGAAGCACCAGCAGCACCGCACAACGCGGGTGACCTCGAGCTGACCGTCACTTCTCCCGACCAGATGCGGGAACTGGGCCGCCGCCTCGCCAAGCTGCTGCGCGCGGGCGACCTCCTGATGCTCAGCGGGGAGCTCGGCGCGGGCAAGACGACGCTCACCCGGGGGCTCGGCGAGGGGATGGGAGTCAGGGGAGCGGTCACGTCCCCGACCTTCGTGATCGCTCGCGTGCACCCCTCCCTCGGCGACGGTCCGCCGCTCGTCCACGTCGACGCCTACCGGCTGTCCGGCGGCCTCGACGAGATGGAGGACCTCGACCTCGACGTCTCGCTGCCCGAGTCGGTGATCGTCGTGGAGTGGGGCGAGGGCAAGGTCGAGGAGCTGACGGAGGAACGGCTGCAGGTCGTGATCCACCGGGCCGTCGGGACTGCATCTTCCCGGGGGGCGACCCCCGGACCCCCGGAGACCGACGAGGTGCGGCAGGTGATCGTGACCGGGCTCGGGGAGCGGTGGGCGGCGGTGGACCTCAGCGTGCTGTCCACGTGA
- the tsaB gene encoding tRNA (adenosine(37)-N6)-threonylcarbamoyltransferase complex dimerization subunit type 1 TsaB yields MLLLALDTATPAVTVALHDGTDVIASSSQVDARRHGELLLPAVDRILAETGLKLDAVTGIVVGIGPGPYTGLRVGLMTADTFGLALGVPVHGVCTLDGLAYAADIEKGPFVVATDARRKEVYWARYADSRTRLTDPAVDRPADIADQVAGLPAVGAGALLYPDTFPSAHEPEHVSAAALAGLAAEKLAAGEELPAPRPLYLRRPDAQVPKNYKVVTPK; encoded by the coding sequence GTGCTCTTGCTCGCTCTGGATACCGCCACCCCCGCCGTCACCGTCGCGCTGCACGACGGCACGGACGTCATCGCCTCGTCGAGCCAGGTGGACGCGCGCCGGCACGGCGAGCTGCTGCTGCCGGCCGTCGACCGGATCCTCGCCGAGACCGGCCTCAAGCTCGACGCCGTCACCGGCATCGTCGTCGGCATCGGTCCCGGCCCCTACACCGGGCTGCGCGTCGGTCTCATGACCGCCGACACCTTCGGACTCGCCCTCGGCGTCCCCGTGCACGGCGTGTGCACGCTCGACGGCCTCGCGTACGCCGCCGACATCGAGAAGGGCCCCTTCGTCGTGGCGACCGACGCCCGGCGCAAGGAGGTCTACTGGGCCCGCTACGCCGACTCCCGTACGCGCCTGACCGACCCGGCCGTCGACCGGCCCGCCGACATCGCCGACCAGGTCGCCGGCCTGCCCGCCGTCGGCGCGGGCGCGCTGCTGTACCCCGACACCTTCCCAAGCGCCCACGAGCCCGAGCACGTGTCGGCGGCGGCCCTCGCCGGGCTGGCCGCCGAGAAGCTGGCGGCGGGTGAGGAACTTCCCGCCCCCCGGCCGTTGTACCTGCGCCGGCCCGACGCCCAGGTCCCCAAGAACTACAAGGTGGTCACCCCCAAGTGA
- the rimI gene encoding ribosomal protein S18-alanine N-acetyltransferase gives MRWWDIDRVLSLEKELFPEDAWSRGMFWSELAHSRGSEATRRYIVAEEGERLVGYAGLASAGDLADIQTIAVARDYWGTGLGGRLLTELLQAASAFECAEVMLECRVDNVRAQKLYERFGFEAIGFRRGYYQPGNVDALVMRLTTKPDGGSAAGSTSVQGTEING, from the coding sequence ATGCGCTGGTGGGACATCGACCGCGTACTGAGCCTGGAGAAGGAGCTCTTCCCCGAGGACGCCTGGTCCCGGGGCATGTTCTGGTCCGAGCTGGCCCACTCGCGCGGGTCCGAGGCGACACGGCGCTACATCGTCGCCGAGGAGGGCGAACGGCTCGTGGGCTACGCCGGCCTCGCGTCCGCCGGGGACCTGGCCGACATCCAGACCATCGCCGTCGCCCGCGACTACTGGGGGACGGGTCTGGGCGGCCGTCTCCTCACCGAACTGCTGCAGGCCGCCTCCGCCTTCGAGTGCGCCGAAGTGATGCTGGAGTGCCGGGTGGACAACGTCCGCGCGCAGAAGCTCTACGAGCGCTTCGGCTTCGAGGCCATCGGCTTCCGGCGCGGTTACTACCAGCCGGGGAACGTGGACGCCCTGGTGATGAGACTGACCACGAAACCCGATGGCGGCTCCGCCGCGGGTTCAACTTCCGTACAAGGAACCGAGATCAATGGCTGA
- the tsaD gene encoding tRNA (adenosine(37)-N6)-threonylcarbamoyltransferase complex transferase subunit TsaD, with amino-acid sequence MADSRDEPLVLGIETSCDETGVGIVRGTTLLADAIASSVDEHARFGGVVPEVASRAHLEAMVPTIDRALKEAGVSARDLDGIAVTAGPGLAGALLVGVSAAKAYAYALGKPLYGVNHLASHICVDQLEHGALPEPTMALLVSGGHSSLLLSSDITSDVRPMGATIDDAAGEAFDKIARVLNLGFPGGPVIDRYAREGDPAAIAFPRGLTGPRDPAYDFSFSGLKTAVARWIEAKRAAGEEVPVRDVSASFQEAVVDVLTRKAVRACKDEGVDHLMIGGGVAANSRLRALAQERCEAAGIRLRVPRPKLCTDNGAMVAALGAEMVARGRPASSWDLSADSSLPVTDPHVPGTGHSHDHDHVHEVSKENLYS; translated from the coding sequence ATGGCTGACTCACGAGACGAGCCGCTCGTACTCGGCATCGAGACCTCCTGCGACGAGACCGGCGTCGGCATCGTCCGCGGCACCACCCTGCTCGCCGACGCCATCGCCTCCAGCGTCGACGAACACGCCCGCTTCGGCGGCGTCGTGCCGGAGGTCGCCTCCCGGGCGCACCTGGAGGCGATGGTCCCGACGATCGACCGCGCGCTGAAGGAAGCGGGGGTCAGCGCGAGGGATCTGGACGGTATCGCCGTCACCGCCGGCCCCGGGCTCGCGGGCGCGCTGCTGGTCGGCGTGTCGGCGGCGAAGGCGTACGCCTACGCGCTGGGCAAGCCGCTCTACGGCGTCAACCACCTCGCCTCCCACATCTGCGTGGACCAGCTGGAGCACGGCGCGCTGCCGGAGCCGACGATGGCGCTGCTGGTGAGCGGCGGGCACAGCTCTTTGCTGCTGTCGTCGGACATCACCTCCGACGTCCGCCCGATGGGCGCGACCATCGACGACGCGGCGGGCGAGGCCTTCGACAAGATCGCCCGGGTGCTGAACCTGGGCTTCCCGGGCGGCCCGGTCATCGACCGGTACGCGCGCGAGGGCGACCCGGCGGCGATCGCCTTCCCGCGCGGTCTGACGGGGCCGCGCGATCCGGCGTACGACTTCTCCTTCTCGGGTCTGAAGACGGCGGTCGCCCGCTGGATCGAGGCCAAGCGGGCGGCGGGCGAGGAGGTGCCGGTGCGGGACGTGTCCGCCTCGTTCCAGGAGGCGGTCGTGGACGTGCTGACCCGCAAGGCCGTTCGCGCCTGCAAGGACGAGGGCGTCGACCACCTGATGATCGGCGGCGGCGTGGCGGCCAACTCCCGGCTGCGGGCGCTGGCCCAGGAGCGGTGCGAGGCGGCCGGGATCCGGCTGCGGGTGCCCCGGCCGAAGCTGTGCACGGACAACGGGGCGATGGTGGCGGCGCTGGGCGCGGAGATGGTGGCGCGGGGCCGGCCCGCCTCCAGCTGGGACCTGTCGGCGGACTCCTCGCTGCCGGTGACGGATCCTCATGTGCCGGGCACCGGCCACTCGCATGACCACGACCATGTGCACGAGGTCAGCAAGGAGAACCTGTACTCGTGA
- a CDS encoding glycoside hydrolase family 3 N-terminal domain-containing protein, which produces MTTAPWRDPALPAAARVDDLLSRMTLQEKTAQLYGVWVGAASDGEGVAPHQHDMTADSSDEEWDELITLGLGQLTRSFGTAPVDPALGAQALARAQRRIAAAGRFGIPAVAHEECLAGFTAWQATAYPVPLAWGATFNPPLVEEMARRIGQDLRSVGVHQGLAPVLDVVRDPRWGRVEETVGEDPYLVGTVGAAYVRGLESAGVVATLKHFAGYASSAGARNLAPVRAGIREFADVTLPPFEMALREGGARSVMAAYNETDGVPASADPALLTELLREQWGFTGTVVADYFGIGFLQTLHRVAGSPAEAAHAALAAGIDVELPTVRCYGKPLVEAVRSGEIPQELVDRAARRVLLQKCELGLLDEGWTPEPAAARIDLDSPANRALARRVAEESVVLLDNPDGVLPLPPDARIAVVGPRAADALAMLGCYSFPSHVLTHHPEVPMGIEIPTVLEALRAELPDAKVTFAQGCGVLDPDPAGFEEAVARASEADVCLAVLGDRAGLFGRGTSGEGCDVTDLRLPGVQGDLLDALVATGVPVVLVLLTGRPYALGRWDGRLAAVVQAFFPGEEGGPAVAGVLSGRVNPSGRLPVSVPRVPGGQPWTYLQPPLGLAGEVSNLDPTPLYAFGHGRSYTSFAWESVDSVDSAETEIGTDGSYDVSVTVRNTGERAGAEVVQLYLHDPVASVTRPDVRLIGYQRVELAAGEASRVTFRFHTDLSSFTDRSGRRVVEPGVLELRLAASSADVRHTARLKLTGPVREPGTDRRLRCVTEVSAAPE; this is translated from the coding sequence ATGACCACCGCCCCCTGGCGCGACCCCGCCCTGCCCGCCGCCGCCCGCGTCGACGACCTCCTCTCCCGGATGACCCTTCAGGAGAAGACCGCCCAGCTGTACGGCGTGTGGGTGGGCGCCGCCTCGGACGGCGAGGGAGTCGCCCCGCATCAGCACGACATGACCGCCGACTCCTCCGACGAGGAATGGGACGAGCTGATCACCCTCGGTCTCGGCCAGCTCACCCGCTCCTTCGGCACCGCCCCCGTGGACCCGGCGCTGGGCGCGCAGGCACTGGCCCGCGCCCAGCGTCGTATCGCCGCCGCCGGCCGCTTCGGCATCCCGGCGGTCGCCCACGAGGAGTGCCTGGCGGGCTTCACGGCCTGGCAGGCCACGGCCTACCCGGTCCCGCTCGCGTGGGGGGCCACCTTCAACCCCCCGCTCGTCGAGGAGATGGCCCGGCGCATCGGCCAGGACCTGCGCTCGGTCGGCGTCCACCAGGGGCTGGCGCCGGTCCTGGACGTCGTACGCGATCCGCGCTGGGGCCGGGTCGAGGAGACCGTCGGCGAGGACCCGTATCTGGTCGGCACGGTCGGCGCGGCGTACGTCCGGGGCCTGGAGTCGGCCGGCGTCGTCGCGACGCTCAAGCACTTCGCCGGGTACGCGTCCTCGGCCGGTGCCCGCAACCTCGCGCCCGTACGGGCGGGCATCCGCGAGTTCGCGGACGTCACCCTGCCGCCGTTCGAGATGGCGCTGCGCGAGGGCGGGGCGCGCTCGGTGATGGCGGCGTACAACGAGACGGACGGCGTGCCGGCCTCCGCCGACCCGGCGCTGCTGACCGAACTCCTCCGCGAGCAATGGGGTTTCACGGGCACGGTGGTCGCCGACTACTTCGGCATCGGATTCCTTCAGACCCTGCACCGCGTGGCGGGATCACCGGCCGAGGCGGCGCACGCGGCGCTGGCGGCCGGCATCGACGTGGAACTCCCGACCGTGAGGTGCTACGGGAAACCGCTGGTGGAGGCCGTCCGGTCGGGCGAGATCCCTCAGGAGCTGGTGGACCGCGCGGCCCGCCGGGTCCTGCTCCAGAAGTGCGAGCTGGGCCTCCTGGACGAGGGCTGGACGCCGGAGCCGGCCGCGGCACGCATCGACCTGGACTCCCCCGCGAACCGGGCGTTGGCCCGCCGAGTGGCCGAGGAGTCGGTGGTCCTGCTGGACAACCCCGACGGCGTCCTCCCCCTCCCCCCGGACGCCCGTATCGCGGTCGTGGGCCCGCGCGCGGCGGACGCCCTGGCGATGCTGGGCTGCTACTCCTTCCCGTCCCACGTCCTCACGCACCACCCCGAGGTGCCGATGGGCATCGAGATCCCGACGGTCCTGGAGGCCCTGCGCGCCGAACTCCCCGACGCCAAGGTGACGTTCGCGCAGGGCTGCGGCGTCCTGGACCCCGACCCGGCGGGCTTCGAGGAGGCGGTGGCACGGGCGTCGGAGGCGGACGTGTGCCTGGCGGTGCTGGGCGACCGGGCGGGGCTGTTCGGGCGGGGCACCTCGGGCGAGGGCTGCGATGTGACGGACCTCCGGCTGCCGGGTGTGCAGGGAGATCTGCTGGACGCGCTCGTGGCCACGGGCGTCCCGGTGGTGCTGGTCCTGCTCACCGGCCGCCCGTACGCGCTGGGCCGCTGGGACGGGCGGCTGGCGGCGGTGGTCCAGGCGTTCTTCCCGGGCGAGGAGGGCGGCCCGGCGGTGGCGGGAGTGCTGTCGGGGCGGGTCAACCCGTCGGGACGGCTGCCGGTGAGTGTGCCGCGGGTGCCCGGGGGCCAGCCGTGGACGTACCTCCAGCCGCCGCTGGGGCTGGCGGGCGAGGTCAGCAACCTGGATCCGACACCGCTGTACGCGTTCGGGCACGGGCGGTCGTACACGTCGTTCGCGTGGGAGTCCGTGGATTCCGTGGATTCGGCAGAGACGGAGATCGGCACGGACGGGTCGTACGACGTGTCGGTGACGGTCCGCAACACGGGCGAGCGCGCGGGCGCGGAGGTGGTCCAGCTGTACCTGCACGACCCGGTGGCGTCGGTGACCCGGCCGGACGTGCGGCTGATCGGCTACCAGCGGGTGGAGTTGGCGGCGGGCGAGGCGAGCCGGGTGACCTTCCGGTTCCACACCGACCTGTCCTCGTTCACGGACCGCTCGGGCCGACGGGTGGTCGAACCGGGTGTGCTGGAGCTACGGCTGGCCGCCTCCAGCGCGGACGTACGGCACACGGCACGGCTGAAACTCACCGGCCCGGTGCGGGAGCCGGGGACGGACCGGAGGCTGCGGTGCGTCACGGAGGTGTCGGCAGCACCGGAGTGA
- a CDS encoding LacI family DNA-binding transcriptional regulator: MTAREPAESRTSPGETRTTQSETRTTSPSAGRSTQTATLAEIAREAGVSAPTVSKVLNGRADVAPATRSRVEELLRAHGYRRRRAEASRSPLIDLVFHELESAWAMEVIRGVENVARDAGLSVVLSESAGRLTPGRTWADQVAARRPHGVILVLSGLDESQRALLTSRSIPFVVMDPAGDPGADVPSIGATNWQGGLAATRHLVELGHRRIGAITGPSRMMCSRARVDGYRAALETAGLPVDQDLIRPGDFHHETGYRQGLELLRRPDRPTAVFAGNDLQALGLYEAARELGLRIPEDLSVVGFDDLPIARWVGPPLTTVKQPLTEMAEAAAKLVLDLAREEGTPAATRVELATSLVVRSSTGEPPAV; the protein is encoded by the coding sequence ATGACTGCCCGTGAGCCCGCTGAAAGCCGGACATCGCCGGGGGAAACCCGGACGACACAGAGTGAAACCCGGACGACATCGCCGTCGGCCGGGCGGTCCACGCAGACCGCCACACTCGCCGAGATCGCCCGCGAGGCCGGCGTGTCCGCACCGACTGTTTCGAAGGTCCTCAACGGCCGGGCCGACGTCGCCCCGGCCACCCGCAGCCGCGTCGAGGAACTCCTGCGCGCCCACGGCTACCGGCGCCGCCGCGCCGAGGCCAGCCGCTCGCCCCTGATCGACCTGGTCTTCCACGAGCTGGAGAGCGCGTGGGCGATGGAGGTCATCCGGGGCGTGGAGAACGTCGCCCGGGATGCCGGCCTGAGCGTCGTGCTGAGCGAGAGCGCCGGTCGGCTGACTCCGGGCCGGACCTGGGCCGACCAGGTCGCCGCCCGGCGCCCGCACGGCGTGATCCTGGTGCTGTCCGGCCTCGACGAGTCCCAGCGCGCGCTGCTGACCAGCCGGTCGATCCCGTTCGTGGTGATGGACCCGGCGGGCGACCCGGGTGCCGACGTGCCGTCCATCGGGGCGACCAACTGGCAGGGCGGGCTCGCCGCCACCCGGCACCTGGTCGAGCTGGGGCACCGCAGGATCGGCGCGATCACCGGGCCCTCCCGGATGATGTGCAGCCGCGCCCGCGTCGACGGCTACCGTGCCGCCCTGGAGACGGCCGGGCTCCCGGTCGACCAGGACCTGATCCGGCCCGGCGACTTCCACCACGAGACCGGCTACCGGCAGGGCCTGGAACTGCTGCGCCGCCCGGACCGGCCGACCGCCGTCTTCGCCGGCAACGACCTGCAGGCGCTCGGGCTGTACGAGGCCGCGCGCGAGCTGGGGCTGCGGATCCCGGAGGACCTGAGCGTGGTCGGCTTCGACGATCTGCCGATCGCGCGCTGGGTGGGGCCGCCGCTGACGACCGTAAAACAGCCGCTGACGGAGATGGCGGAGGCGGCGGCGAAGCTGGTCCTCGACCTCGCGCGGGAGGAGGGGACACCGGCGGCGACGCGGGTGGAGCTGGCGACCAGCCTGGTGGTGCGCAGCAGCACGGGGGAGCCTCCGGCGGTTTAG
- a CDS encoding endo-1,4-beta-xylanase, whose product MRSLRTGLSLGSLLTGVATIGALLLTAPAAHAADTPLRDLAAAKGKVMGTAVTGSKLTGTYGDLAGREFNALTPGNAMKWGSVEPTRGTFNWAEADQIVAFAEAHGQQVRGHTLVWHSQNPSWLTNGNWTPAELSQLMNDHIATEVGRYKGRLATWDVVNEPFNEDGTYRQTLWYNGLGADYIAQALTAARAADPSAKLYINDYNVEGVGAKSTALYNLVRSLKERGVPIDGVGLQAHLILGQVPSTMQQNIQRFADLGVDVAITELDIRMQLPSDSAKLTQQAADYKAVMNACLAVSRCAGVTVWGFTDSDSWIPSTFPGQGAATPYDENYAPKPAYHAIAESLGGGTTTPPPTDACTATYSVTSQWNTGFTGQVKIACSGAALSSWKAGWTFGAGQQITQAWNATCVQSGAAVTCSNASYNAAVPDGGSVTFGFNGSWSGSNPVPTVTLG is encoded by the coding sequence ATGAGATCTCTGAGAACAGGCTTATCCCTCGGTTCACTTCTCACCGGCGTCGCGACGATCGGGGCCCTTCTGCTCACGGCACCCGCGGCGCACGCCGCTGACACACCGCTGCGCGACCTCGCCGCCGCCAAGGGCAAGGTCATGGGTACGGCCGTCACCGGCTCCAAGCTCACCGGCACCTACGGCGACCTCGCCGGCCGGGAGTTCAACGCGCTGACCCCCGGCAACGCCATGAAGTGGGGCTCGGTCGAGCCCACGCGTGGCACCTTCAACTGGGCCGAGGCCGACCAGATCGTCGCCTTCGCCGAGGCGCACGGCCAGCAGGTGCGCGGCCACACCCTGGTCTGGCACAGCCAGAACCCGAGCTGGCTGACGAACGGCAACTGGACGCCGGCCGAGCTGAGCCAGTTGATGAACGACCACATCGCCACCGAAGTCGGCCGCTACAAGGGCAGGCTGGCGACCTGGGACGTGGTCAACGAGCCGTTCAACGAGGACGGCACCTACCGGCAGACCCTCTGGTACAACGGCCTCGGCGCCGACTACATCGCCCAGGCCCTGACCGCCGCCCGCGCCGCCGACCCGAGCGCCAAGCTGTACATCAACGACTACAACGTCGAGGGCGTGGGCGCGAAGAGCACGGCGTTGTACAACCTGGTGCGGTCCCTGAAGGAGCGCGGCGTCCCGATCGACGGCGTGGGACTCCAGGCCCACCTGATCCTCGGCCAGGTGCCGTCGACCATGCAGCAGAACATCCAGCGGTTCGCCGATCTCGGCGTCGACGTGGCGATCACCGAGCTGGACATCCGTATGCAACTGCCCTCGGACAGCGCCAAGCTGACGCAGCAGGCCGCCGACTACAAGGCGGTCATGAACGCCTGCCTCGCGGTGTCCCGGTGCGCCGGCGTCACCGTCTGGGGCTTCACCGACTCCGACTCCTGGATCCCGAGCACCTTCCCCGGACAGGGCGCGGCGACGCCGTACGACGAGAACTACGCGCCGAAACCGGCGTACCACGCGATCGCCGAGTCGCTGGGCGGCGGCACGACGACCCCGCCTCCCACGGACGCGTGCACGGCGACCTACAGCGTCACCAGCCAGTGGAACACCGGCTTCACCGGGCAGGTGAAGATCGCCTGCTCGGGTGCGGCGCTGTCGTCCTGGAAGGCCGGCTGGACCTTCGGTGCGGGCCAGCAGATCACCCAGGCCTGGAACGCGACGTGTGTGCAGTCGGGGGCGGCGGTCACCTGCTCCAACGCTTCGTACAACGCGGCGGTTCCCGACGGCGGTTCGGTGACCTTCGGGTTCAACGGGTCGTGGAGCGGGAGCAATCCGGTGCCGACGGTGACGCTGGGCTGA
- a CDS encoding LCP family protein, with protein MTGRDENGDDGRRRGRRSRALKTVGLLLAGALVLGVGAAGWAFWHLNANIKSVDINNALGDDRPAKAVTPPSPSASASPLPTGSLNILVLGSDSRSGEENQELGGGSSTGARSDTAMVVHIDGGRTKATVVSIPRDTLVTRPSCPLSSGGSTEVAYQTMFNSAYAIGGPVCAVKTVESITGVRMDHFIEIDFSGFAKLVDALGGVTVTTDEDIDDQDSHLTLEAGTHHLDGKTALALARTRHGLGDGSDLGRIGLQQKLVKALLEQISSTDLLTDPTKLYKVAGAVTGSLTTDTGLDSLSELMSLGESLKGLSAGEVKTVTMPVVTAASDANRVVADEPEASELWESLQ; from the coding sequence GTGACTGGGCGAGACGAGAACGGGGACGACGGCAGACGAAGGGGCCGGCGGTCGAGAGCGCTGAAGACCGTCGGCCTCCTCCTCGCGGGCGCCCTGGTGCTGGGCGTGGGGGCCGCCGGCTGGGCCTTCTGGCACCTGAACGCCAACATCAAGAGCGTCGACATCAACAACGCGCTCGGCGACGACCGCCCCGCGAAGGCGGTCACCCCACCGTCGCCGTCGGCCTCCGCGTCCCCCCTGCCCACGGGGTCCCTGAACATCCTGGTCCTGGGCTCGGACTCGCGCAGCGGCGAGGAGAACCAGGAACTCGGCGGGGGCAGCAGCACCGGAGCCCGCTCGGACACCGCGATGGTGGTGCACATCGACGGGGGCCGTACGAAGGCGACGGTCGTCAGCATCCCGCGCGACACCCTGGTCACGCGTCCGTCCTGCCCGCTGTCATCGGGGGGTTCGACGGAGGTGGCGTACCAGACCATGTTCAACAGCGCGTACGCGATCGGCGGCCCCGTATGCGCGGTCAAGACGGTCGAGTCGATCACCGGCGTCCGCATGGACCACTTCATCGAGATCGACTTCTCGGGCTTCGCGAAGCTGGTGGACGCGCTGGGCGGCGTGACGGTCACGACGGACGAGGACATCGACGACCAGGACAGCCACCTGACGTTGGAAGCGGGCACCCACCACCTCGACGGCAAGACGGCCCTCGCCCTGGCGCGCACCCGACACGGCCTGGGCGACGGCAGCGACCTCGGCCGCATAGGCCTGCAGCAGAAGCTGGTGAAGGCGCTGCTGGAGCAGATCTCCTCGACCGACCTCCTCACCGACCCCACCAAGCTCTACAAGGTCGCCGGCGCGGTGACGGGCAGCCTGACGACCGACACCGGCCTGGACTCCCTGAGCGAGCTGATGTCCCTCGGCGAGAGCCTGAAGGGCTTGTCGGCGGGCGAGGTGAAGACGGTGACGATGCCGGTGGTCACGGCGGCATCGGACGCGAACCGGGTGGTGGCGGACGAGCCGGAGGCGAGCGAGCTGTGGGAGTCGTTGCAGTAG